A window of Prolixibacter sp. SD074 contains these coding sequences:
- a CDS encoding HU family DNA-binding protein, translating into MNKAQLIDAIAAEAGLTKADTKKALDAFVKTTTDALKKSDRVALIGFGSFATTERPARQGRNPQTGATINIPAKKIVKFKAGSELTDSVQ; encoded by the coding sequence ATGAACAAAGCTCAATTAATTGATGCCATTGCTGCTGAAGCCGGACTGACTAAAGCGGACACAAAGAAAGCTCTTGACGCTTTCGTAAAAACCACAACTGATGCACTGAAAAAAAGTGATCGCGTTGCTTTAATCGGATTTGGTTCGTTTGCAACTACCGAACGTCCTGCTCGTCAGGGCCGTAACCCACAAACGGGTGCTACGATTAACATTCCTGCCAAGAAGATTGTTAAGTTCAAAGCTGGTAGCGAATTGACTGACAGTGTTCAGTAA
- a CDS encoding LytTR family DNA-binding domain-containing protein: MNCLIVDDDRVCRTVLEKYIDRTKLFEKYFSLESAVGALKLLQEGKTKIDILFLDIEMPEMNGMELLSVMDNSPQVIIVSSREKYALTAFEYDVTDYLLKPVTFPRFIRSVNRGIANIHKDTKAKMEEHEDIFSDDKWGKKTLWIKNNSKLDPVNPEDIIYIESLENYAQFVTFGEKYITHYPLKLIDEKLPENLFIRIHRSYIVNIRKIKRILGNTLEVETEDGTHSLPFSKSHRELLINQLHVLGQ, translated from the coding sequence ATGAACTGCTTAATCGTTGATGACGACCGGGTTTGCAGGACAGTATTGGAGAAATACATCGATCGGACAAAACTTTTTGAAAAATATTTTTCGTTGGAAAGTGCCGTAGGCGCACTGAAACTCCTGCAAGAAGGGAAAACCAAAATTGATATTCTTTTTCTCGACATTGAAATGCCGGAGATGAATGGTATGGAATTACTGAGTGTGATGGATAATTCACCTCAGGTTATCATCGTCTCCTCCCGTGAAAAATATGCTTTAACGGCATTTGAATATGATGTCACCGATTACCTTCTAAAGCCAGTGACTTTTCCTCGTTTTATTCGTTCTGTCAACCGGGGCATTGCGAACATTCATAAAGATACAAAGGCTAAGATGGAAGAGCATGAAGATATTTTTTCAGATGACAAATGGGGAAAAAAAACGTTATGGATCAAAAACAACTCAAAGCTCGATCCGGTCAATCCCGAGGACATTATTTACATCGAATCCTTAGAGAACTATGCACAATTTGTCACGTTTGGTGAGAAATACATCACGCATTATCCACTTAAACTCATCGATGAAAAACTCCCGGAAAACCTTTTTATCCGGATTCACCGTTCTTACATTGTCAATATCAGGAAAATTAAACGCATTCTTGGAAACACACTCGAAGTAGAAACAGAAGATGGTACCCACTCACTGCCATTTAGTAAATCACACCGCGAACTGTTAATTAACCAACTTCACGTACTCGGGCAATAG
- a CDS encoding dihydrofolate reductase encodes MTDDFTFFCEKFADLKILRYQVDGFEQLSLKQKKLIYYLSRAALAGRDILWDQNNGYNLRLRKILETIYLTFDGDRKTKEYKQFEVYLKRIWFSNGMHHHYSMDKINPEFSQKYFLHLIGHSNWSDFEHPQKLIHELLPVIFDPAHHSKRVSLDSTKDLLLESANNFYSDVTQTEAELFYTQLNSNAGKNPPSFGLNSKLTKENGELVEKKWKENGLYSEAIEEIVKWLKKAQEVAESPTQQRSIAKLIIFYQTGDLKSFDEHSIEWVKDIESKVDFVNGFIEVYGDALGIKGSWESIVNFKNDEATKRTEIISNNAQWFEEHSPVSPEFKKEKVTGVSAKVITVAMLGGDCHPATPIGINLPNAEWIREQYGSKSVTIENITYAYHQASLGDGMLEEFCWDKEEIERTRKHGYLGNNLHTDLHECLGHGSGRMKKGVTVDALKNYYSTLEETRADLFALYFIMDPKLIELGLTESDETAKAEYDAYIRNGLLTQLVRIEPGKDLEESHMRNRQLIARWVYDKGSTENVIERKERNDKTFFVINDYQRLRELFGELLKEVQRIKSEGDYEAGKALVENYGVKVIRDLHDEVSERYKKLNLAPYAGFLNPNYEVTEEDGEITDITISYPENFAEQMLDYSKNHSFLPIVN; translated from the coding sequence ATGACTGACGATTTCACGTTTTTCTGCGAGAAGTTTGCTGATTTAAAAATCCTTCGCTATCAGGTCGATGGATTTGAGCAACTTAGCCTGAAACAGAAAAAACTAATATATTACCTAAGTCGTGCAGCATTGGCTGGCCGCGATATTTTATGGGATCAAAACAACGGGTACAATCTGCGCCTACGTAAAATACTAGAAACCATCTACCTCACATTCGACGGAGACCGTAAGACTAAAGAGTACAAGCAATTTGAAGTCTATCTGAAGCGTATTTGGTTTTCCAACGGGATGCACCATCATTATTCGATGGATAAAATCAATCCTGAGTTTTCCCAAAAGTATTTCCTACACCTCATTGGGCACTCCAACTGGTCCGATTTTGAGCATCCACAGAAACTGATACACGAGTTACTCCCGGTAATTTTCGATCCGGCACACCACAGCAAGAGAGTTTCCCTCGATTCAACAAAAGATTTACTACTCGAATCGGCTAATAACTTTTACAGCGATGTGACACAGACCGAAGCTGAGCTATTTTACACTCAGCTAAACAGTAACGCTGGTAAAAATCCGCCTTCATTCGGATTAAACTCGAAACTCACCAAGGAGAATGGTGAACTCGTTGAAAAGAAGTGGAAAGAAAATGGTTTGTATTCGGAAGCTATCGAGGAAATTGTCAAGTGGTTGAAGAAAGCACAGGAAGTAGCTGAGTCACCGACCCAACAGCGAAGTATTGCCAAACTCATCATCTTTTACCAAACCGGTGATTTAAAGAGTTTCGACGAACACAGCATTGAATGGGTGAAAGATATCGAGAGTAAAGTTGACTTTGTAAATGGCTTCATTGAAGTGTATGGCGACGCACTGGGAATCAAAGGCAGCTGGGAATCTATCGTCAATTTTAAAAACGACGAAGCGACTAAACGCACCGAAATCATCAGCAACAATGCTCAGTGGTTTGAAGAACATTCACCAGTTTCGCCCGAATTCAAAAAAGAAAAAGTCACCGGAGTTTCAGCAAAAGTAATTACGGTAGCCATGTTGGGCGGTGATTGCCATCCGGCGACACCTATCGGGATTAACCTCCCAAATGCTGAGTGGATTAGGGAACAATACGGTTCCAAATCCGTAACCATCGAAAATATCACTTACGCATACCATCAGGCTTCGCTGGGTGACGGCATGTTGGAAGAGTTTTGCTGGGATAAAGAGGAAATAGAGCGCACACGAAAACACGGATACCTGGGGAATAACCTGCACACCGATTTGCACGAATGCCTCGGGCACGGTTCCGGCAGGATGAAAAAAGGAGTAACCGTTGACGCGTTAAAAAACTACTACTCAACACTGGAAGAAACCAGGGCCGATTTGTTTGCTCTCTATTTCATTATGGATCCAAAATTAATTGAACTCGGCCTTACGGAGTCTGACGAAACCGCCAAAGCAGAATACGACGCCTACATCCGCAACGGACTCTTAACCCAGTTGGTCCGAATTGAACCGGGAAAAGATTTGGAAGAGTCGCACATGCGTAACCGCCAATTGATTGCCCGCTGGGTTTACGATAAAGGAAGTACGGAAAATGTGATCGAACGAAAAGAGCGAAACGATAAAACCTTCTTCGTCATCAATGACTACCAGCGCTTACGCGAACTGTTTGGTGAACTGCTGAAAGAAGTTCAGCGCATTAAATCGGAAGGCGATTACGAAGCCGGGAAAGCATTGGTCGAAAACTATGGTGTAAAAGTGATTCGTGATTTACACGACGAAGTGTCGGAGCGCTACAAGAAGCTCAACTTAGCTCCCTATGCCGGTTTCCTGAATCCCAATTACGAAGTGACTGAGGAAGATGGTGAAATAACAGACATCACAATTTCGTACCCGGAAAACTTTGCCGAGCAAATGCTCGATTATTCAAAGAATCACAGCTTTCTGCCCATTGTGAATTAA
- a CDS encoding RNA methyltransferase, with protein sequence MGKELINYLSEYITPERKELFEKVLSSRTRYLTVVLEDIYQSQNASAVMRSCDCFGIQDVHIIENQNQFKVNPEVTLGSTKWLNLHHYREKEQNTMDCIHHLRNQGYRIVATSPHANDTNLEDFDLRKGKAALIFGTELTGISEIVENNADEFLKIPMLGFTESFNISVSAAITLHHLNLRLRQSNIDYLLNDDEKDDIHLAWLRKTIKRAGLIEKKFHEDNMKAI encoded by the coding sequence ATGGGCAAAGAATTAATAAATTATCTTTCTGAATACATCACACCGGAACGGAAAGAACTTTTTGAAAAAGTATTGAGTTCGAGAACACGTTACCTGACCGTTGTTCTGGAGGATATTTATCAATCCCAAAATGCCAGCGCCGTCATGCGTTCCTGTGATTGTTTCGGGATTCAGGACGTACATATTATAGAAAATCAAAACCAGTTTAAAGTGAACCCCGAAGTGACATTAGGTTCAACCAAATGGCTAAACCTGCATCACTACCGTGAAAAAGAGCAAAATACCATGGATTGCATTCATCACTTGCGCAATCAGGGCTACCGAATTGTAGCCACATCGCCCCACGCGAACGATACCAACCTGGAAGATTTCGATTTAAGAAAGGGCAAAGCAGCCTTAATTTTCGGAACCGAATTAACCGGAATTTCAGAGATCGTTGAAAATAACGCCGATGAATTTCTCAAAATCCCCATGCTCGGTTTTACCGAAAGTTTTAACATATCTGTTTCAGCTGCCATCACTCTCCACCACCTTAATTTACGCCTTCGGCAGAGTAATATTGATTACCTTCTTAACGATGACGAAAAAGATGATATCCATCTCGCCTGGTTACGGAAAACCATCAAAAGAGCAGGGCTTATCGAAAAGAAATTTCATGAAGACAACATGAAAGCGATATAA
- the htpG gene encoding molecular chaperone HtpG: protein MEGRIGVTSENLFPIIKKFLYSDHDIFLREIVSNAVDASQKLKTLASVGSYNGNVEDQRIRVKLDKEAGTVTVSDNGIGMTEEEVNKYINQIAFSGANEFLEKYKNDANAIIGHFGLGFYSSFMVSDKVDIITKSYQDGAKAVKWSCNGSPEYTMEEVDKEEVGTDIVMYINDDSKEFLEENRISELLNKYCKFLPVPVLFGKKKEWKGEEYVDTDEDNQINDVAPAWTRKPVDLTDEDYDKFYHQLYPMADEPLFNIHLNVDYPFNLTGILYFPKIKNTIEVQKNKIQLYSNQVFVTDSVEGIVPEFLTLLHGVLDSPDIPLNVSRSYLQSDSNVKKISSHITKKVADRLEEIFKEKREDFEKKWDDLKLFIEYGMLTDEKFYERALKFFLLGNTEGKKFTWEEYENLIKENQTDKDNKLVYLYANHHEDQYSFIETAKEKGYDVLLMEDPLSTHLLNLLEQKYPEKRFVRVDADVVEKLIPKGDEDKEKLSLEEKNELSPVFQAIVPNGKGNFIVDFEDLGESANPMVITQNEFMRRMKDMSQLQAGMSMYGDLPDSYNLVVNIGHPLVKQVLADKDASLNAELEKINREIAKQQHEKEALNKLKEGKKDEEVPQEEKDKMKELDDKITSLEADKRSKLEAFGRGNQLANQLVDLALLANNMLRGSDLNKFVKRSIELIK, encoded by the coding sequence ATGGAAGGAAGAATTGGTGTTACCAGTGAAAACCTGTTTCCGATTATTAAGAAATTTCTCTATTCCGATCATGACATTTTTCTTCGGGAAATCGTGTCGAATGCTGTTGATGCAAGTCAAAAGCTCAAAACATTAGCCTCGGTTGGCAGTTACAACGGTAACGTTGAAGACCAAAGGATCCGGGTGAAACTTGATAAAGAGGCCGGCACGGTTACCGTTTCGGATAATGGTATCGGTATGACCGAAGAGGAGGTAAATAAATACATCAATCAGATTGCCTTCTCCGGGGCGAACGAATTCCTGGAAAAATACAAGAATGATGCAAATGCCATTATCGGTCACTTCGGATTGGGATTCTATTCCTCATTTATGGTATCGGACAAAGTGGACATTATCACGAAATCATACCAGGATGGAGCCAAAGCAGTGAAATGGAGCTGTAATGGTAGTCCGGAATACACCATGGAAGAAGTTGATAAAGAAGAGGTCGGAACCGACATCGTAATGTATATCAACGACGATTCCAAAGAATTTTTGGAGGAAAACCGTATTTCCGAATTGTTAAACAAATACTGTAAGTTCCTTCCCGTTCCTGTTTTGTTCGGTAAAAAGAAAGAGTGGAAGGGCGAAGAATATGTCGATACGGATGAGGATAATCAAATCAATGATGTGGCTCCTGCCTGGACGCGCAAACCGGTTGATCTGACGGATGAGGATTACGATAAATTCTATCATCAGCTTTACCCGATGGCCGATGAACCGTTGTTTAATATTCATCTGAACGTCGATTATCCATTTAATCTTACCGGTATCCTGTATTTCCCGAAAATAAAGAATACCATTGAAGTACAGAAGAATAAGATTCAGCTCTACAGCAACCAGGTGTTTGTAACCGATTCGGTTGAAGGCATCGTTCCCGAATTCCTGACGCTGTTGCATGGTGTACTCGATTCACCGGATATTCCGTTGAATGTTTCCCGTTCGTACTTGCAAAGCGATTCGAATGTGAAGAAAATCAGCAGCCACATTACCAAGAAAGTGGCTGATCGTCTGGAGGAAATATTCAAGGAAAAACGGGAAGACTTTGAGAAAAAATGGGATGATTTAAAGCTCTTCATTGAGTACGGAATGTTGACCGACGAGAAGTTCTATGAGCGTGCGCTGAAATTCTTCCTGTTAGGAAATACCGAGGGTAAGAAATTTACGTGGGAAGAGTATGAAAACCTCATCAAGGAAAACCAGACCGATAAAGACAATAAACTGGTTTACCTCTATGCTAACCACCACGAAGATCAATACAGTTTTATTGAAACTGCGAAGGAAAAAGGATATGACGTATTGTTGATGGAAGATCCGCTGTCAACGCACCTGTTGAACTTGTTGGAGCAGAAATATCCTGAGAAACGCTTCGTTCGTGTGGACGCCGATGTGGTGGAAAAACTGATTCCTAAAGGAGATGAAGATAAAGAGAAGCTCTCGTTGGAAGAGAAAAACGAACTGAGCCCGGTTTTCCAGGCGATTGTTCCTAACGGGAAAGGCAATTTTATTGTCGACTTTGAGGATTTGGGCGAGTCTGCTAATCCGATGGTCATTACCCAGAATGAATTCATGCGCCGGATGAAGGATATGTCCCAACTTCAGGCGGGAATGAGTATGTACGGGGACTTGCCCGACAGCTACAACCTGGTGGTGAATATTGGTCATCCATTGGTGAAACAAGTGTTGGCAGACAAAGATGCTTCGCTCAATGCTGAGCTGGAAAAAATTAATCGGGAGATTGCCAAACAGCAGCATGAGAAAGAGGCGCTGAACAAGTTGAAGGAGGGTAAGAAAGATGAAGAGGTTCCTCAGGAAGAAAAAGACAAAATGAAGGAACTGGATGACAAAATTACTTCTCTTGAAGCCGACAAACGCTCGAAACTCGAAGCCTTTGGACGAGGAAACCAGTTGGCAAATCAATTGGTGGATCTCGCCCTGTTGGCCAACAATATGCTGCGGGGTAGTGATTTGAACAAGTTTGTTAAACGTAGTATTGAATTGATAAAATAA
- a CDS encoding two-component regulator propeller domain-containing protein codes for MKILKRVLVLVFFLPALAIAQPLVIHYSKDVYGGGNQNWSIAQDKQGLMYVGNNDGLLQFDGTNWKLYPLPDRSIVRSVAVGPDGKIYTGAFEEFGYWQPDKTGQLKYTSISHSYPNLKLHNWEFWRILFSHDKAYFQSFGALFSFDGDTVRKIPLPSNVILMSQVGNRLITQEDGGGLMELINDQPVHIPGSDFLSSTQVKSIIPGGKDTLLVCTSSRGIYQLASGKFSLWGGDIQEFTKHNELNVAIPLKNGYAFGTILNGVVITGRKGNIKTRINTESGLQNNTVLALKEDKKGGLWVAMNKGIDYVEINSPLSVYRDKDQRIGALTSAVLFEGKLFVGSNRGVYYRNLVDGDPRQPLGNFQFLDGTQGQVWDLQVHSGSLIIGHNRGTFTYKNGRLRQISNVSGGYMVKPYERGGNKYMIQSTYTRLAIYRLVNGSWQFDHQVTGFNEPCRFVEIGPFGYVWVSHQQKGVYRLKLDANYQKVLDTRYFGRVSGLPGDFNVHVFKVSNRIVLTSPEGLYTYDDLHEKVVPMDDLNRQLGELSSAHRIIHVGDNRYWLISRDMLGLVDIRDSGAMLIRKMNPDLYGFSMVERYENIVPLNKHIQMVCLDEGYALVDLNNKVNDTSGQQLFFRDAIVSDSKGKSRRLTISPVGSPAIIQLQPWERNIKFRFASLRYTPDGESYQYYLKGLKPDEHWKSTFPEGEAAYERLAAGSYVFHVRNVDAFVHTISEISYPFIIRPYWYASSMAYFFYVIIGILIIIISQLVLYRRFKRREERVRHERQMGLERRREEEREHAENEIIKLRNEKLQAELSHKDVELANSTMSIIRKNESLIEIKNEIERQKKQLGTRYPRNMYEKLVGLVDKNLTNEDDWLVFESHFDQAHENFFRRLKSEYPVLTPSDLKLCAYLRLNLATKEIAPLLNISVRGVEIRRYRLRKKLELPQEKNLVEFMIEF; via the coding sequence ATGAAGATCCTGAAAAGGGTATTGGTGTTAGTGTTTTTTTTGCCGGCCCTGGCCATCGCCCAGCCACTGGTGATTCATTATTCGAAAGATGTTTACGGGGGAGGGAATCAAAACTGGTCGATTGCGCAGGACAAGCAAGGCTTGATGTATGTCGGAAATAACGATGGGCTTCTTCAGTTTGATGGTACCAACTGGAAGCTTTACCCGCTTCCCGATCGAAGTATTGTCCGCTCCGTGGCCGTAGGTCCGGATGGAAAAATATATACCGGTGCCTTCGAAGAATTTGGTTACTGGCAGCCCGATAAAACGGGGCAGCTGAAATATACTTCGATTTCGCATTCGTATCCCAACCTAAAGTTGCATAATTGGGAGTTCTGGCGTATCCTGTTTTCGCACGACAAAGCTTATTTTCAATCGTTCGGGGCGCTTTTTTCCTTCGATGGCGATACTGTTCGAAAAATTCCTCTTCCTTCCAATGTCATTTTGATGTCGCAGGTTGGGAATCGGTTGATTACCCAGGAAGATGGAGGTGGATTGATGGAGCTGATAAATGATCAGCCGGTTCATATTCCCGGTTCGGATTTTCTGTCATCCACGCAAGTGAAAAGTATTATTCCCGGAGGAAAGGATACATTGCTCGTTTGCACTTCATCGAGAGGGATTTACCAGCTCGCTTCCGGAAAATTCTCTCTATGGGGGGGCGATATCCAGGAATTCACGAAGCACAACGAATTGAATGTGGCTATTCCGCTGAAAAACGGATACGCTTTCGGGACCATTTTGAACGGAGTGGTGATTACCGGCCGGAAGGGAAATATTAAAACCCGGATTAACACGGAAAGCGGACTTCAGAATAATACGGTCCTGGCGTTGAAAGAAGATAAGAAGGGTGGTTTGTGGGTAGCGATGAACAAGGGGATTGACTATGTGGAAATCAATTCGCCGCTATCGGTTTATCGCGATAAGGATCAACGAATAGGAGCTCTGACTTCAGCCGTTCTATTTGAGGGAAAACTGTTTGTTGGTTCAAACCGGGGTGTTTATTATCGCAATTTAGTTGATGGAGATCCCCGGCAACCGCTTGGTAATTTTCAATTCCTGGATGGGACACAAGGACAGGTGTGGGATTTGCAGGTACATTCCGGCTCACTGATTATTGGGCACAACCGTGGCACATTCACATATAAAAATGGTCGGCTCCGCCAAATTAGCAATGTTTCCGGCGGCTATATGGTGAAACCTTACGAGCGCGGCGGAAATAAATACATGATTCAGAGCACTTATACCCGCTTGGCCATTTATCGGCTGGTAAATGGTAGCTGGCAGTTCGATCATCAGGTTACCGGATTTAACGAACCTTGCCGGTTTGTCGAAATTGGGCCGTTTGGGTATGTATGGGTGAGCCATCAGCAGAAAGGCGTGTACCGGTTGAAGCTGGATGCCAATTATCAAAAAGTTCTTGATACTCGTTATTTCGGACGTGTTTCCGGTTTGCCTGGCGATTTCAATGTTCATGTTTTCAAGGTTTCGAACCGGATTGTTCTGACTTCTCCGGAAGGACTTTATACGTACGATGACCTGCATGAGAAGGTTGTTCCGATGGATGATTTGAATCGTCAGCTGGGTGAACTTTCTTCTGCGCACCGCATTATTCATGTCGGCGATAACCGATATTGGTTGATTAGTCGTGATATGCTTGGGTTGGTGGATATTCGCGATAGTGGGGCGATGCTGATACGGAAAATGAATCCCGATCTTTATGGTTTTTCCATGGTGGAACGATACGAAAATATTGTGCCGCTCAACAAACATATTCAGATGGTATGCCTTGATGAAGGCTATGCTCTTGTTGATTTGAACAATAAGGTAAATGACACGTCCGGGCAGCAATTATTTTTCAGAGATGCGATCGTGTCTGATAGTAAGGGTAAAAGCAGGCGGTTGACTATTTCACCTGTCGGCTCACCTGCAATAATTCAATTACAACCCTGGGAACGGAATATCAAATTTCGGTTTGCCTCTTTGCGTTACACACCCGATGGGGAGTCCTACCAGTATTATTTGAAAGGTTTGAAGCCTGATGAGCACTGGAAATCTACTTTTCCCGAAGGTGAGGCGGCCTATGAGCGGCTAGCGGCCGGAAGTTATGTTTTTCATGTTCGGAATGTCGACGCATTTGTCCATACCATTTCTGAAATATCGTATCCATTTATTATCAGGCCATACTGGTACGCATCATCCATGGCTTACTTCTTTTATGTCATCATTGGCATCCTCATTATTATCATTTCTCAGCTGGTTTTGTATCGACGTTTTAAACGACGTGAAGAGAGAGTTCGCCATGAAAGGCAGATGGGGCTGGAAAGACGAAGAGAAGAAGAGCGTGAACATGCAGAAAATGAAATTATCAAACTGCGAAACGAAAAACTGCAGGCAGAACTCTCTCATAAAGACGTGGAACTGGCCAACTCAACCATGTCTATTATCCGTAAAAACGAGTCGCTCATTGAGATAAAGAATGAGATTGAGCGGCAAAAGAAACAGTTGGGAACGCGTTATCCCAGGAACATGTACGAAAAATTAGTGGGTTTGGTCGACAAGAACCTGACCAATGAAGATGACTGGTTGGTATTTGAATCTCATTTTGACCAGGCCCATGAGAATTTCTTCCGGCGACTGAAAAGTGAATATCCCGTGTTAACCCCTAGTGATTTAAAGCTCTGTGCTTATTTAAGGCTGAACCTGGCCACCAAAGAAATTGCACCCCTACTGAATATTTCAGTACGTGGCGTGGAAATACGCCGTTACCGTTTGCGGAAAAAACTGGAGTTGCCCCAGGAAAAAAATCTGGTGGAGTTCATGATAGAGTTTTGA
- a CDS encoding (Fe-S)-binding protein, producing the protein MEVDLFIPCFIDQLYPKTAWNTLRVLERAGCKVHYNPEQTCCGQPAYNSGYFDEARTLAVKFLKDFRGKRPIVSPGASCSGYVRDGFADLFDETSGEFQEYIHRKEKVIELTDFLVNHLGVTNLGASFPHKITYHDACSALRGYGIRDEPRQLLQHVDGLELVEMEETSECCGFGGTFAVKHKAISTVMTQNKVENALKTGAEYIVSTEASCLMNISGYIKRQSLPVKVVHIADVLASF; encoded by the coding sequence ATGGAAGTCGACTTGTTTATTCCTTGTTTCATCGATCAGTTATATCCGAAGACCGCCTGGAATACTTTGCGTGTTTTGGAGCGGGCCGGATGCAAAGTGCATTATAATCCGGAACAAACCTGTTGCGGGCAGCCGGCTTATAACAGTGGATATTTTGATGAAGCAAGAACTTTGGCAGTCAAATTTCTGAAAGATTTTCGTGGAAAACGTCCTATTGTTAGTCCCGGAGCTTCTTGTTCGGGCTATGTCCGCGACGGATTTGCTGATCTGTTTGATGAAACATCCGGGGAATTTCAGGAATATATTCACCGCAAGGAAAAGGTGATTGAGTTGACCGATTTTCTGGTCAATCATTTGGGCGTTACCAATCTTGGAGCTTCCTTCCCTCATAAAATAACTTACCACGATGCTTGTTCCGCTTTGCGCGGATATGGAATACGTGATGAGCCGCGTCAGCTTTTACAACATGTCGATGGACTGGAACTTGTCGAGATGGAGGAAACGTCCGAATGTTGCGGGTTTGGAGGTACGTTTGCCGTAAAGCACAAAGCTATCTCGACGGTGATGACACAAAACAAGGTGGAAAATGCCCTGAAGACCGGAGCTGAATATATCGTCTCGACCGAGGCTTCCTGTTTGATGAACATTTCCGGCTATATTAAACGTCAGTCACTTCCTGTAAAAGTAGTGCACATTGCCGATGTACTGGCCTCTTTTTAA